A section of the Mycolicibacterium anyangense genome encodes:
- the purL gene encoding phosphoribosylformylglycinamidine synthase subunit PurL produces the protein MTSGLTGAVDTVEHAAATPDNPQPFRELGLKDDEYQRIREILGRRPTDAELAMYSVMWSEHCSYKSSKVHLRYFGETTTEEMRSAMLAGIGENAGVVDIGDGWAVTFKVESHNHPSYVEPYQGAATGVGGIVRDIMAMGARPVAVMDQLRFGAADAPDTRRVLDGVVRGVGGYGNSLGLPNIGGETVFDPSYAGNPLVNALCVGVLRKEDLHLAFASGTGNKIILFGARTGLDGIGGVSVLASDTFGGDEGSGPGRKKLPSVQVGDPFMEKVLIECCLELYSAGLVIGIQDLGGAGLSCATSELASAGDGGMAIELDKVPLRAANMSPAEILSSESQERMCAVVAPENVEAFMAVCRKWDVLATVIGEVTDGDRLQISWHGQCVVDVPPRTVAHEGPVYQRPVARPDWQDALIADTSAKLARPVTGEELRATLLALVGSPHLCSRAFITEQYDRYVRGNTVLAEHADGGVLRIDETTGRGIALSTDASGRYTQLDPYTGAQLALAEAYRNVAVTGATPIAVTNCLNFGSPEDPGVMWQFAQAVRGLADGCAALGIPVTGGNVSFYNQTGSTAILPTPVVGVLGVLDDVSRRLPTGLGNEPGETLFLLGDTRDEFDGSIWAQVTGDHLGGVPPAVDLGREKLLAEVLTAASRDGLASAAHDLSEGGLIQAVVEAALAGETGCRILLPEGADPFVFLFSESAGRALVAVPRTEESRFRSMCEARDLPITRIGVSDNGSDSVEVQGLFTVSLDELRTTSEKVLPGLFG, from the coding sequence GTGACATCTGGGCTCACTGGAGCAGTCGATACCGTCGAACATGCGGCGGCCACCCCCGATAACCCGCAGCCGTTCCGCGAACTCGGTCTCAAGGACGACGAGTACCAGCGGATTCGTGAGATCCTCGGCCGCAGACCCACCGACGCCGAGCTGGCGATGTACTCGGTGATGTGGAGCGAGCACTGCTCGTACAAGTCCTCGAAGGTGCATCTGCGCTACTTCGGCGAGACCACCACCGAGGAGATGCGCTCGGCGATGCTCGCCGGTATCGGTGAGAACGCCGGCGTGGTGGACATCGGCGACGGCTGGGCGGTCACCTTCAAGGTCGAGTCGCACAACCACCCGTCCTACGTGGAGCCGTACCAGGGTGCGGCCACCGGCGTCGGTGGCATCGTGCGCGACATCATGGCGATGGGTGCCCGCCCGGTCGCGGTGATGGACCAGCTGCGCTTCGGTGCGGCCGACGCCCCCGACACCCGCCGGGTGCTCGACGGCGTGGTCCGCGGCGTCGGCGGCTACGGCAACTCGCTGGGACTGCCCAATATTGGCGGTGAGACGGTGTTCGACCCGTCCTATGCCGGTAACCCGCTGGTCAACGCGCTGTGCGTGGGCGTGCTGCGCAAGGAGGACCTGCATCTGGCCTTCGCCTCCGGCACGGGCAACAAGATCATCCTGTTCGGGGCCCGCACCGGACTCGACGGCATCGGCGGCGTCTCGGTGCTGGCGTCGGACACCTTCGGCGGCGACGAGGGCTCGGGTCCGGGTCGCAAGAAGCTGCCCAGTGTCCAGGTGGGCGATCCGTTCATGGAGAAGGTGCTCATCGAGTGCTGTCTCGAGCTGTACTCGGCCGGCCTGGTGATCGGCATCCAGGATCTCGGTGGTGCCGGATTATCCTGTGCCACATCGGAATTGGCGTCAGCCGGTGACGGTGGCATGGCGATCGAACTGGACAAGGTGCCGCTGCGCGCGGCGAACATGTCGCCCGCGGAGATCCTGTCGAGCGAATCGCAGGAACGCATGTGTGCGGTGGTCGCCCCGGAGAACGTCGAGGCGTTCATGGCGGTGTGCCGCAAATGGGACGTGCTGGCCACGGTGATCGGCGAGGTCACCGACGGTGACCGGCTGCAGATCAGCTGGCATGGCCAATGCGTGGTCGACGTACCGCCACGCACGGTGGCCCACGAGGGCCCGGTCTATCAGCGTCCGGTGGCCCGGCCGGATTGGCAGGACGCGCTGATCGCCGACACCTCGGCGAAGCTGGCGCGCCCGGTCACCGGCGAGGAACTGCGCGCCACGCTGCTGGCCCTGGTCGGCAGTCCGCACCTGTGCAGCCGGGCGTTCATCACCGAACAGTACGACCGCTACGTGCGCGGTAACACGGTGCTCGCCGAGCACGCCGATGGCGGGGTGCTGCGGATCGACGAGACCACCGGCCGCGGTATCGCATTGTCCACCGACGCATCCGGGCGCTACACCCAGCTCGACCCCTACACCGGCGCGCAGCTGGCGCTGGCCGAGGCCTACCGCAATGTCGCGGTCACCGGGGCCACCCCGATCGCGGTGACCAACTGCCTGAACTTCGGCTCACCGGAGGATCCGGGTGTCATGTGGCAATTCGCCCAGGCCGTCCGCGGTCTGGCGGATGGCTGTGCAGCCCTGGGTATTCCGGTCACCGGCGGCAACGTCAGCTTCTACAACCAGACCGGCTCCACCGCCATCCTGCCCACCCCGGTGGTCGGTGTGCTCGGCGTGCTCGACGATGTCAGCAGGCGGCTGCCCACCGGTCTGGGCAACGAGCCCGGCGAGACCCTGTTCCTGCTGGGCGACACCCGCGACGAGTTCGACGGCTCGATCTGGGCGCAGGTCACTGGTGATCACCTCGGTGGCGTGCCGCCCGCGGTGGACCTGGGCCGCGAGAAACTACTGGCCGAGGTGCTGACGGCCGCTTCCCGCGACGGCCTGGCCTCTGCGGCGCACGACCTGTCCGAGGGCGGGCTGATCCAGGCGGTGGTGGAAGCCGCGCTGGCCGGTGAAACCGGTTGCCGCATCCTGCTTCCCGAAGGCGCGGACCCCTTCGTGTTCCTGTTCTCCGAATCCGCGGGCCGGGCGCTGGTCGCCGTGCCGCGCACCGAGGAGAGCCGGTTCCGGTCGATGTGCGAAGCCCGGGACCTGCCGATCACCCGCATCGGGGTGTCGGACAACGGCTCGGATTCCGTTGAAGTACAAGGACTTTTCACGGTGTCGCTCGACGAGCTGCGTACCACCTCCGAGAAAGTGTTGCCCGGGCTGTTCGGATGA
- a CDS encoding cation:proton antiporter domain-containing protein — MWSVAGLAAIIIVWSLVARRLERLRITPVMTLVFAGALVGFLTKDALAAGIAAHVIEPIAETILAIVLFEHAANIRGGLFGGHTKLAMRLLFLALPISLALAVVLGLWLLPGLSWPMLLVVACVVVPIDFAPVVSFLHDDRISVRVRQLFNVEEGYSDGVIAPVFLFALAISDGEHSKAESVATALREGLPHLGLAIGLGLAIGAGLAWVANAADRRGFMSEASRRYLVVGAPVLTYAVNVGLHGNGFVAAFVCGIAFNGVRNYVDDSREQEFIDDITFLLASVVWFVFGAVAWYVLQDGAALSQVIFGILVLIVVRGVPVTLVLLKSELSWPERSLIAGLGPRGTASITLGLLAYTVLPDAPADTLLTVMIIVVLGSVLIHGLVGPVLVARASAGREVTAGS; from the coding sequence ATGTGGTCGGTCGCCGGATTAGCCGCAATCATCATCGTCTGGTCGCTGGTGGCTCGCCGGTTGGAGCGGCTGCGCATCACGCCGGTGATGACACTCGTGTTCGCCGGTGCGCTGGTGGGATTTCTCACCAAGGATGCGCTGGCCGCCGGGATCGCGGCACACGTCATCGAACCGATCGCTGAAACCATCTTGGCCATAGTGCTTTTCGAGCACGCCGCCAATATCCGCGGCGGACTCTTCGGTGGCCACACCAAGCTCGCTATGCGATTGCTGTTCCTGGCACTGCCGATCAGCCTGGCCCTGGCGGTGGTTCTCGGACTGTGGTTGTTGCCGGGGCTGTCCTGGCCCATGCTGCTGGTGGTGGCGTGCGTGGTGGTGCCGATCGACTTCGCACCGGTGGTGTCCTTCCTGCACGACGATCGGATCTCGGTGCGGGTGCGCCAGCTGTTCAATGTCGAGGAAGGCTATTCCGACGGCGTGATCGCCCCGGTGTTCCTGTTCGCGCTGGCGATCTCCGACGGTGAGCACTCCAAGGCCGAGAGCGTCGCGACGGCGTTGCGGGAGGGGCTGCCCCATCTCGGGCTCGCGATCGGACTGGGCCTGGCCATCGGTGCGGGACTGGCCTGGGTGGCCAACGCCGCCGACCGGCGCGGGTTCATGAGCGAGGCGTCGCGGCGCTACCTGGTGGTCGGGGCACCGGTGCTCACCTACGCCGTCAACGTCGGTCTGCACGGCAACGGGTTCGTCGCGGCCTTCGTGTGCGGTATCGCCTTCAACGGCGTGCGGAACTACGTCGACGACAGCAGGGAACAGGAGTTCATCGACGACATCACCTTCCTGCTCGCGAGCGTGGTGTGGTTCGTCTTCGGCGCGGTCGCCTGGTACGTCCTCCAGGACGGTGCGGCGCTGAGCCAGGTCATCTTCGGCATCCTCGTGCTGATCGTCGTGCGGGGAGTGCCGGTCACGCTGGTCCTGCTGAAATCCGAGCTGTCGTGGCCGGAGCGGTCCCTGATCGCGGGGCTCGGTCCCCGCGGAACGGCGAGCATCACCCTAGGCCTGTTGGCCTACACCGTCTTGCCGGATGCCCCTGCTGACACGTTGCTGACCGTCATGATCATCGTGGTGCTCGGCAGTGTGCTGATCCACGGTCTGGTGGGGCCGGTGCTGGTGGCCCGCGCTTCGGCAGGTCGCGAGGTCACCGCGGGTTCATGA
- a CDS encoding M18 family aminopeptidase yields the protein MSTGASAHGLCEFIDASPSPFHVCQTAARRLTAAGYTELAETDRWPDRKGRYFTVRAGSLVAWDSSGDPDRPFRIVGGHTDSPNLRVKQHPDRVVAGWQVVALEPYGGAWLNSWLDRDLGASGRLSVRDPDAEGGVSHLLVLIDEPILRVPQLAIHLAEDRGAVKLDPQRHVNAVWGLGTTPRSFLDYAAKWAGVDPADVLSADLMTHDLTPSALIGVGGEFVSAPRLDNQGTCYAGLEAFLAAEPTGYLPVLALFDHEEVGSTSDHGAQSDLLLTTLERIVLAAGGDREDFLRRLTASMVASGDMAHATHPNYPDRHEPGHLIAVNGGPVLKVQPNLRYATDGRTAAAFELACRQAGVPLQRYEHRADLPCGSTIGPMTSARTGIPTVDVGAAQLAMHSARELMGATDVVSYAAALHAFLAPA from the coding sequence ATGTCGACTGGGGCCAGTGCACACGGGCTGTGTGAGTTCATCGACGCGTCGCCGTCGCCGTTCCACGTCTGCCAGACGGCCGCGCGCCGTCTGACCGCCGCGGGCTACACCGAGTTGGCCGAGACCGACCGCTGGCCGGATCGCAAGGGCCGCTACTTCACGGTGCGAGCCGGCTCGCTGGTGGCCTGGGATTCCAGCGGGGATCCCGACCGGCCGTTTCGGATCGTCGGTGGCCACACCGACAGCCCCAACCTGCGCGTCAAGCAGCATCCCGACCGGGTAGTGGCCGGCTGGCAGGTGGTGGCCCTGGAACCCTACGGCGGGGCCTGGCTGAATTCCTGGCTCGATCGCGACCTCGGGGCCAGTGGCCGGCTGTCGGTGCGCGACCCCGACGCCGAGGGTGGGGTGTCACACCTGCTCGTCCTCATCGACGAGCCGATCCTGCGGGTGCCGCAGTTGGCCATCCACCTCGCCGAGGACCGCGGCGCGGTCAAGCTGGACCCGCAGCGGCACGTCAACGCGGTGTGGGGCTTGGGTACCACCCCGCGCTCGTTCCTCGACTACGCCGCCAAGTGGGCCGGTGTGGACCCGGCCGACGTGCTGTCGGCCGATCTGATGACCCACGATCTGACGCCGTCGGCGCTCATCGGGGTGGGCGGCGAGTTCGTCAGCGCGCCACGGCTGGACAACCAGGGCACCTGCTACGCCGGACTGGAGGCGTTCCTGGCCGCCGAGCCGACCGGTTATCTGCCGGTGCTGGCACTGTTCGACCACGAGGAGGTCGGCTCGACGTCGGATCACGGCGCGCAATCGGATCTGCTGCTGACCACCCTGGAGCGCATCGTGCTGGCCGCCGGCGGTGATCGGGAAGACTTCCTGCGCCGCCTGACCGCCTCGATGGTGGCCTCCGGCGACATGGCCCACGCCACTCATCCGAACTATCCGGATCGGCACGAGCCCGGCCACCTGATCGCGGTCAACGGCGGTCCGGTGCTCAAGGTCCAGCCCAACCTGCGTTACGCCACCGACGGCCGCACCGCCGCGGCGTTCGAATTGGCCTGCCGGCAGGCAGGGGTGCCGCTGCAACGCTACGAACACCGCGCCGACCTGCCATGCGGGTCCACGATCGGCCCGATGACATCCGCGCGTACCGGCATCCCGACCGTCGACGTCGGCGCCGCGCAGCTGGCCATGCACTCCGCGCGCGAGCTCATGGGTGCCACCGACGTGGTGTCCTATGCCGCTGCGCTGCACGCGTTCCTGGCACCGGCGTGA
- a CDS encoding Dyp-type peroxidase: MPSPQPQPVLAPLTPAAIFLVATINPGGEAVVHDALGELSGLVRAIGFRDPTKHLSLVTSIGSDAWDRLFAGPRPAELHPFVELRGARHHAPSTPGDLLFHIRAEVLDVCFELAGRIAKSMAGAITIVDEVHGFKFFDNRDLLGFVDGTENPDGQIALAASQIGDEDPDFTGGCYVHVQKYVHDMGSWESLSVTEQERVIGRTKLDDIELDDDVKPGNSHVALNVIEDADGTELKIVRANMPFGEVGKGEYGTYYIGYSRTPAVTEQMLENMFIGSPPGNTDRILDFSTALTGNLFFTPVVDFLDDPPPLPTTPAPAAPPAPAAPADGSLAIGSLKGHTR, translated from the coding sequence GTGCCCTCCCCGCAACCGCAACCGGTTCTCGCGCCGTTGACGCCGGCGGCCATCTTCCTGGTGGCCACCATCAACCCCGGTGGTGAGGCCGTCGTCCACGACGCGCTGGGTGAGCTTTCCGGCCTGGTTCGGGCGATCGGCTTCCGTGATCCGACCAAGCACCTGTCGCTGGTGACCTCGATCGGCTCCGACGCCTGGGATCGGTTGTTCGCCGGCCCGCGGCCCGCGGAGTTGCATCCCTTCGTCGAGTTGCGCGGCGCCCGCCACCACGCCCCGTCCACCCCGGGGGATCTGCTCTTCCACATCCGCGCCGAGGTTCTCGACGTCTGTTTCGAGCTGGCCGGCCGGATCGCCAAGTCGATGGCCGGTGCCATCACGATCGTCGACGAGGTGCACGGCTTCAAGTTCTTCGACAACCGCGATCTGCTCGGCTTCGTCGACGGCACCGAGAACCCGGACGGCCAGATCGCCCTGGCCGCCAGCCAGATCGGCGATGAGGATCCGGACTTCACCGGCGGTTGTTATGTGCACGTGCAGAAGTACGTCCACGACATGGGGTCGTGGGAGTCGCTGTCGGTCACCGAGCAGGAACGCGTCATCGGCCGCACCAAGCTCGACGACATCGAACTCGACGATGACGTCAAGCCCGGCAATTCCCATGTGGCACTGAACGTCATCGAGGATGCGGACGGCACCGAACTGAAGATCGTCCGCGCCAACATGCCGTTCGGTGAGGTCGGCAAGGGTGAGTACGGCACCTACTACATCGGCTACTCGCGCACCCCGGCGGTCACCGAGCAGATGCTGGAGAACATGTTCATCGGCAGCCCGCCCGGCAACACCGACCGCATCCTGGATTTCTCCACCGCACTGACCGGCAACCTGTTCTTCACCCCCGTCGTCGACTTCCTCGACGATCCACCACCGCTGCCCACCACCCCGGCCCCGGCAGCACCTCCGGCCCCCGCCGCCCCTGCGGACGGCTCACTGGCGATCGGCAGCCTGAAAGGACACACCCGATGA
- a CDS encoding family 1 encapsulin nanocompartment shell protein, translating into MNNLYRELAPVTESAWEEIELEATRTFKRHIAGRRVVDVSGPGGPVTAAVSTGHLQQVGAPADGVVAHLREAKPLVRLRVPFTVSRSAIDDVERGSQDSDWDSVKEAAKKLAFVEDRAIFEGYAAAAIDGIRGCSSNPALALPADPREYPDVVAQALSELRLAGVDGPYSVLLSAEAYTKVSETTEHGYPIREHLNRLVDGEIIWAPAIDGAFVLSTRGGDFDLQLGTDVSIGYLQHDAETVQLYLEETLTFLCYTAEASVALTP; encoded by the coding sequence ATGAACAACCTGTACCGCGAACTCGCTCCGGTTACCGAATCCGCCTGGGAGGAAATCGAACTCGAGGCCACCCGGACCTTCAAGCGACATATCGCCGGGCGGCGCGTCGTCGACGTCAGCGGGCCGGGCGGCCCCGTCACCGCGGCGGTGAGCACCGGCCACCTACAGCAGGTGGGCGCACCCGCCGACGGCGTGGTCGCCCATCTGCGCGAGGCCAAACCGCTTGTGCGCCTGCGTGTTCCGTTCACCGTGTCGCGTAGCGCCATCGACGACGTCGAACGCGGTTCGCAGGACTCCGACTGGGATTCGGTGAAGGAGGCGGCCAAGAAGCTGGCCTTCGTCGAGGACCGCGCGATCTTCGAGGGGTATGCGGCCGCCGCCATCGACGGTATCCGCGGCTGCAGTTCCAACCCGGCGCTGGCGCTGCCTGCCGATCCGCGCGAGTACCCCGATGTGGTCGCCCAGGCGCTCTCCGAGCTGCGGCTGGCCGGTGTGGACGGACCGTATTCGGTGCTGCTGTCGGCCGAGGCCTACACCAAGGTCAGCGAGACCACCGAGCACGGCTACCCGATCCGCGAGCACCTGAATCGGCTGGTCGACGGTGAGATCATCTGGGCTCCGGCCATCGACGGAGCCTTCGTCCTGAGCACCCGCGGCGGTGATTTCGATCTGCAGCTGGGCACCGACGTGTCGATCGGCTACCTGCAGCACGACGCCGAGACAGTTCAGCTCTACCTGGAGGAGACGCTGACGTTCCTCTGCTACACCGCCGAGGCATCAGTCGCGCTGACGCCCTAG
- the purQ gene encoding phosphoribosylformylglycinamidine synthase subunit PurQ yields MSARVGVITFPGTLDDVDAARAVRLAGAEAVSLWHADADLKGVDAVVVPGGFSYGDYLRCGAIAKFAPVMGEVVAAAGRGLPVLGICNGFQVLCEAGLLPGALTRNAGLHFICRDVWLKVDSVTTAWTSRYEAGAELLVPLKSGEGRYVASEAVLDELEGEGRVVFRYAENANGSMRDIAGVSSANGRVVGLMPHPEHATEPLTGPSDDGLGLFYSVLDAVLV; encoded by the coding sequence GTGAGCGCCCGCGTCGGCGTCATCACCTTCCCTGGCACCCTCGACGACGTCGACGCCGCCCGTGCGGTCCGGCTGGCCGGCGCCGAGGCGGTGAGCCTGTGGCACGCCGACGCCGACCTCAAGGGTGTCGACGCCGTCGTCGTCCCCGGCGGGTTCTCCTACGGCGACTACCTGCGCTGCGGTGCGATCGCAAAGTTCGCCCCGGTGATGGGCGAGGTGGTGGCAGCCGCCGGCCGGGGGCTACCGGTGCTGGGTATCTGCAACGGCTTCCAGGTGCTCTGCGAGGCCGGGCTGCTGCCCGGCGCGCTCACCCGCAACGCGGGCCTGCACTTCATCTGCCGCGACGTCTGGCTGAAGGTCGACTCCGTCACCACGGCGTGGACCTCGCGCTACGAGGCGGGCGCGGAGCTGCTGGTGCCGCTGAAGTCCGGCGAGGGCCGCTACGTGGCCAGCGAAGCCGTGCTCGACGAGCTCGAGGGCGAGGGCCGGGTGGTGTTCCGCTACGCCGAGAACGCCAACGGCTCGATGCGCGACATCGCCGGCGTCAGTTCGGCCAACGGCCGTGTCGTCGGCCTGATGCCGCATCCCGAGCACGCCACCGAGCCGTTGACCGGCCCGTCCGATGACGGGCTCGGCCTGTTCTACTCCGTGCTCGACGCCGTCCTGGTCTGA
- the purS gene encoding phosphoribosylformylglycinamidine synthase subunit PurS translates to MPRVVVNVMPKAEILDPQGQAIVGALGRLGHAGISDVRQGKRFELEVDDSVTDAQLTEIAESLLANTVIEDFTVTREPS, encoded by the coding sequence GTGCCCCGGGTGGTTGTCAACGTCATGCCCAAGGCCGAGATCCTGGACCCACAGGGCCAGGCGATCGTCGGCGCGCTGGGCCGGCTCGGCCACGCCGGCATCTCAGATGTCCGGCAGGGCAAGCGATTCGAGTTGGAAGTCGATGATTCGGTCACCGACGCCCAGCTCACCGAGATCGCCGAATCGCTGCTCGCCAACACCGTGATCGAGGACTTCACGGTCACCCGGGAACCGTCGTGA
- a CDS encoding ATPase has protein sequence MRMVLAVLLAACGLAVAPPAAADPQNCPPACDRIPEAAWISPWAIPLNPRYVWPRLPGLAVTAPSPRFRFEDLCASPPVPADPRGYAVAERATVANPDGQWQLQAQVVHWRGETWRGGQLAEDVFNAAVTALRACQRTSPGQSPSLTVLGPDRMAAVVSGPMILHQYLVANPANSTITELALWSSSPPLTPWPSPSDETVLDTLGAPLCTAYIGSCP, from the coding sequence ATGCGGATGGTCCTTGCTGTGCTGTTAGCAGCCTGCGGGCTGGCCGTTGCGCCCCCGGCTGCCGCCGATCCGCAGAACTGCCCACCGGCCTGCGACCGGATTCCCGAGGCCGCCTGGATCTCGCCGTGGGCGATCCCGCTGAACCCCCGCTACGTCTGGCCGCGGCTGCCCGGCCTGGCGGTGACCGCGCCCTCGCCGCGGTTCCGGTTCGAGGACCTCTGCGCCAGCCCGCCGGTGCCGGCCGATCCCCGCGGCTACGCCGTGGCCGAACGGGCCACGGTGGCCAACCCCGACGGGCAATGGCAGCTGCAGGCCCAGGTGGTGCACTGGCGCGGCGAGACGTGGCGGGGCGGTCAGCTGGCCGAGGACGTGTTCAACGCGGCCGTCACGGCGCTGCGGGCCTGTCAGCGGACCAGCCCCGGACAGTCGCCGTCGCTGACCGTCCTGGGGCCCGACCGGATGGCCGCCGTGGTCAGCGGACCGATGATCCTGCACCAGTACCTGGTGGCCAACCCGGCCAACAGCACGATCACCGAGCTGGCCCTGTGGTCGAGCTCGCCGCCGCTGACGCCGTGGCCGTCGCCGAGCGACGAAACCGTGCTCGACACCCTCGGCGCACCGCTGTGCACGGCCTATATCGGGTCCTGCCCGTAG
- a CDS encoding MBL fold metallo-hydrolase, with product MELTHFGHSCLLAGFGGATLLFDPGNFSHGFEGITGLSAILITHQHPDHADRERLPALLEANPGAALYADPATAAELGGAWQAVHVGDELSVDGLTIRGVGGRHAVIHPEIPVIDNISYLVGDDEHPARLMHPGDALFVPDEPVDVLATPAAAPWMKISEAVDYLRAVAPAHAVPIHQGVVAPEARGIYYGRLTEMTDTDFRVLPEENSVRF from the coding sequence ATGGAATTGACGCATTTCGGGCATTCGTGCCTTCTTGCCGGGTTCGGCGGCGCCACGCTGTTGTTCGATCCCGGCAACTTCTCCCACGGTTTCGAGGGCATCACCGGGCTTTCGGCAATTCTGATCACCCACCAGCACCCCGATCACGCCGATCGTGAGCGGCTGCCCGCGCTCCTCGAGGCGAATCCCGGCGCCGCGCTCTACGCCGACCCGGCCACTGCCGCCGAGCTCGGCGGTGCCTGGCAGGCGGTGCACGTCGGTGACGAGCTGAGTGTCGACGGCCTGACCATCCGCGGGGTGGGCGGCCGGCATGCCGTCATCCATCCCGAGATCCCGGTGATCGACAACATCTCCTATCTGGTGGGCGACGACGAGCACCCGGCTCGGCTGATGCATCCGGGCGACGCCCTGTTCGTGCCGGATGAGCCGGTGGACGTGCTGGCCACCCCGGCCGCTGCACCCTGGATGAAGATCTCCGAGGCCGTCGACTACCTGCGCGCCGTGGCGCCGGCGCACGCCGTCCCGATCCATCAGGGTGTGGTGGCACCGGAGGCCCGCGGTATCTACTACGGGCGTCTCACCGAGATGACCGACACCGACTTCCGCGTCCTGCCCGAAGAGAACTCGGTGCGGTTCTGA
- a CDS encoding SDR family oxidoreductase: MGSPTHTADLERLFGLSGKTALVTGGTRGIGMMIARGLLQGGARVIVSSRKADAVAQAVQALSEFGAVRGIPADLSRQEECARLAAEVTADTDALHILVNNAGATWGEQLASFPASAWDKVLDLNLKSPFWMVQALLPALRAAGTQDDPARVINVGSIDGIHVPALPVYSYSASKAALHQLTRVLAKELGPQHITVNAVAPGPFPSKMMAATLDAFGDAIAASAPLRRIGRDDDMAGVAIFLASRAGSYVNGAIIPVDGGIATTASGSGSSR; encoded by the coding sequence ATGGGCTCCCCAACGCACACAGCGGATCTCGAGCGGCTGTTCGGGCTGTCCGGCAAGACCGCTCTGGTCACCGGTGGCACCCGGGGTATCGGGATGATGATCGCCCGCGGCCTACTGCAGGGGGGCGCCCGGGTGATCGTGAGCTCGCGGAAGGCTGACGCCGTCGCGCAGGCGGTGCAGGCGTTGTCGGAGTTCGGTGCGGTGCGCGGTATCCCGGCCGACCTGTCCCGCCAGGAAGAGTGCGCACGGTTGGCCGCCGAGGTCACCGCCGACACCGACGCGCTGCACATCCTGGTCAACAACGCCGGAGCCACCTGGGGTGAACAGCTGGCGAGCTTCCCGGCCTCGGCGTGGGACAAGGTTCTCGACCTCAACCTCAAGTCACCGTTCTGGATGGTCCAGGCGCTGCTGCCCGCGCTGCGGGCGGCCGGCACTCAGGACGATCCCGCACGGGTCATCAACGTGGGCAGCATCGACGGTATCCACGTGCCGGCTCTGCCGGTGTACTCCTACTCGGCCAGCAAGGCGGCGCTGCACCAGCTGACCCGCGTTCTGGCCAAAGAACTTGGACCGCAGCACATCACGGTCAATGCGGTGGCCCCTGGACCGTTCCCATCGAAGATGATGGCAGCCACCCTGGACGCCTTCGGTGACGCCATCGCGGCGTCGGCCCCGCTGCGGCGCATCGGCCGCGACGACGATATGGCCGGAGTGGCGATCTTCCTGGCCAGCCGCGCCGGCTCGTACGTGAACGGGGCGATCATCCCGGTCGACGGCGGGATCGCGACGACGGCCAGCGGGTCGGGCTCAAGCCGCTGA
- a CDS encoding DUF2334 domain-containing protein, producing the protein MAGQLIVSVSGICERTLADVDEFCSVLDSRGVPVSLLVAPRLKNGYRLDADPVTVDWIRRRRADGDAVVMHGFDEAATKKRRGEFATLPAHEANLRLMGADRVLEHVGLRTRLFAAPGWTVSAGTVTALPRNGFRLLADLHGVTDLVGGTTTRGRVLGIGEGFLTEPWWCRTLVLSAERTARRAGVVRVAVAARQLRKPGPRQAMLDVVDLALMHSCTPTVYRWAAGLPATSAA; encoded by the coding sequence GTGGCTGGACAACTCATCGTGTCGGTGTCCGGGATCTGCGAGCGCACGCTCGCCGATGTCGACGAGTTCTGCTCGGTACTGGATTCCCGTGGCGTGCCGGTGTCACTGCTGGTGGCACCGCGGCTGAAGAACGGCTACCGGCTGGACGCCGACCCGGTCACCGTCGACTGGATCCGGCGCCGCCGCGCCGACGGGGACGCGGTGGTGATGCACGGGTTCGACGAGGCCGCCACCAAGAAGCGCCGCGGCGAGTTCGCCACCCTGCCCGCCCACGAAGCCAATTTGCGGCTGATGGGCGCCGACCGGGTGCTCGAGCACGTCGGTCTACGCACCCGCCTGTTCGCCGCCCCGGGCTGGACGGTTTCCGCAGGAACTGTGACAGCATTGCCGCGCAACGGCTTTCGGTTACTGGCCGATCTGCACGGGGTCACCGACCTGGTCGGCGGTACGACGACGCGCGGCCGGGTGCTCGGCATCGGCGAAGGCTTTCTCACCGAGCCGTGGTGGTGCCGCACGCTGGTGCTCTCTGCTGAGCGGACAGCGCGGCGGGCCGGCGTCGTCCGGGTGGCCGTTGCCGCCCGGCAACTACGTAAGCCCGGGCCGCGCCAGGCCATGCTCGACGTCGTCGACCTGGCCCTGATGCACAGCTGCACACCCACGGTGTACCGCTGGGCAGCCGGCCTGCCCGCCACCTCAGCGGCTTGA